One Euphorbia lathyris chromosome 1, ddEupLath1.1, whole genome shotgun sequence DNA segment encodes these proteins:
- the LOC136218388 gene encoding LOW QUALITY PROTEIN: uncharacterized protein (The sequence of the model RefSeq protein was modified relative to this genomic sequence to represent the inferred CDS: substituted 1 base at 1 genomic stop codon) — translation MGVNPCSSLSQDNKMDLDFRSECRICHDEDQHTNMEAPCSCCGSLKYAHRKCVQLWCNEKGNTVCEICQXEFRPGYTSPPLLFHYGGIPMNFRGNWEIRDFHNPGLIAMVSADSEFLDSDLDDEYSAPSPRSLMCCRIVAIIFMILLVLRHTLPIVITGPGYYSATLITLLILRTVGILLPIYVMVKAFTSIQRRQDPPGFSVATSSDQENELPQLLPQSRFIRIH, via the exons ATGGGGGTAAACCCTTGTTCAAGCCTTAGCCAAGATAATAAGATGGATTTAGATTTTAGGTCAGAGTGTAGGATTTGCCACGATGAGGACCAACACACAAATATGGAAGCGCCATGCTCCTGTTGTGGCAGCTTGAAG TATGCTCATCGTAAATGTGTCCAATTGTGgtgtaatgagaagggcaaTACTGTCTGTGAGATCTGTCAGTAG GAATTTCGGCCTGGATATACATCCCCGCCTCTTTTGTTTCACTATGGTGGCATTCCTATGAATTTCAG AGGAAATTGGGAGATACGGGATTTCCATAATCCAGGACTAATTGCCATGGTTTCTGCAGATAGTGAATTTCTAGACTCTGACTTGGATGATGAGTATTCAGCTCCCTCTCCTAGAAGCCTGATGTGCTGTCGCATTGTTGCTATTATT TTCATGATTCTTCTTGTTTTACGCCATACTCTTCCAATTGTCATTACTGGACCCGGATATTATTCAGCAACTTTAATCACA TTACTGATATTGAGGACTGTTGGAATTCTTTTGCCCATTTATGTGATGGTCAAAGCATTCACTTCCATCCAGCGTCGCCAG GATCCTCCTGGCTTCTCGGTTGCAACATCATCCGATCAAGAGAATGAGTTACCGCAGCTGCTGCCTCAGTCACGCTTCATTCGCATTCACTAA